From a region of the Actinopolymorpha singaporensis genome:
- a CDS encoding DUF6297 family protein, which translates to MTARVGAPSTPGRPAAVPTPRSLRRELRQRRRDHSNRTLGQALDDLYLWLFAVLMVGSMAGTTLSRAWLEIARCSGPGCVDARLVLPLPLGAAVLALAVRTLVALGPLVASRASGTFLLGTPVDRRGLLLRPAAALLAGATVLGAALVSVLVLLTSSHPVAVGAGALAGAGVGVVAVAASILAQGAPKVRRALGIACDVVVVATLAAVPLLLLDRAVWSTAWAQPAPLVACAVVAAVAAVALVVTVVHRVGRLPRRELVAGGELLSGLAGAAASLDTSMVSDLLVARRFRQRGAGRTLRGHGSGLVGVAVREAQRSLRSPQRLALAVGLLAVPYAVDRVGVPTLTPLLAVVVGYLALRPLGGGLHVVARSAGLRRAFPVADRPLRLAFAAPLLAAAVLWALAALPAVAGNSMLVFGFSAPEPAAVTWLALAATIAAGGIRSVTRQRVSYDGPLISTPAGALPAGFVAQIFRGPDFALVGVVPLVFGLPWVLALGLPLALLAFAAYRG; encoded by the coding sequence ATGACCGCCCGAGTGGGCGCACCGTCGACTCCGGGCCGGCCGGCCGCCGTACCGACACCGCGGAGCCTGCGGCGGGAGCTGCGGCAACGCCGCCGCGACCACTCCAACCGCACGTTGGGGCAGGCGCTGGACGACCTCTACCTGTGGCTGTTCGCGGTGCTCATGGTGGGCTCGATGGCCGGTACGACACTGTCGCGGGCCTGGCTGGAGATTGCCCGCTGCTCCGGGCCGGGCTGTGTGGACGCCCGGCTGGTGCTGCCGCTGCCGCTCGGGGCGGCGGTGCTGGCCCTCGCGGTGCGGACGCTGGTCGCGCTGGGGCCGCTGGTGGCCAGCCGGGCGTCCGGAACCTTCCTGCTCGGTACGCCGGTCGACCGGCGCGGGCTGCTGCTCCGGCCGGCGGCCGCGTTGCTGGCAGGCGCGACCGTCCTCGGCGCCGCGCTGGTGTCCGTTCTCGTGCTGCTCACCTCCAGCCACCCGGTCGCGGTGGGTGCGGGGGCGCTGGCCGGTGCGGGTGTCGGCGTGGTGGCGGTCGCGGCGTCGATCCTCGCCCAGGGCGCGCCGAAGGTACGCCGGGCGCTGGGCATCGCATGTGACGTGGTGGTGGTCGCCACCCTCGCCGCCGTACCCCTGCTTCTGCTCGACCGGGCGGTGTGGTCGACGGCGTGGGCACAGCCGGCTCCGCTGGTCGCGTGCGCGGTGGTGGCGGCGGTCGCGGCCGTCGCCCTGGTGGTCACCGTCGTCCACCGGGTCGGCCGGCTGCCGCGCCGCGAACTCGTCGCCGGGGGCGAACTCCTGTCCGGGCTGGCCGGCGCGGCGGCCTCCCTGGACACCTCGATGGTCTCCGACCTGCTGGTCGCCCGGAGGTTCCGGCAGCGGGGCGCCGGGCGCACCCTGCGCGGGCACGGGAGCGGCCTGGTCGGGGTCGCCGTACGGGAGGCGCAGCGGTCGCTGCGGTCGCCCCAGCGGCTGGCGCTCGCCGTCGGCCTGCTGGCGGTGCCGTACGCCGTCGACCGGGTCGGCGTACCCACACTGACCCCGCTCCTCGCCGTGGTGGTCGGCTATCTCGCGCTACGTCCACTGGGCGGCGGCCTGCACGTCGTCGCGCGTTCGGCCGGGCTGCGGCGCGCCTTCCCGGTCGCCGACCGGCCGCTGCGGCTCGCGTTCGCGGCGCCCCTGCTGGCGGCCGCCGTCCTGTGGGCGCTGGCCGCACTGCCCGCCGTCGCCGGAAACTCGATGCTCGTCTTCGGATTCTCCGCACCCGAACCCGCCGCTGTCACCTGGCTCGCGCTCGCCGCGACGATCGCCGCCGGCGGGATCCGTTCGGTGACCCGGCAGCGGGTCAGCTACGACGGTCCGCTCATCTCCACCCCGGCCGGTGCGCTACCGGCGGGCTTCGTGGCGCAGATCTTCCGTGGGCCGGACTTCGCCCTCGTCGGCGTCGTGCCGCTCGTCTTCGGACTGCCGTGGGTTCTGGCCCTCGGCCTGCCGCTTGCCCTGCTGGCGTTCGCGGCGTACCGCGGCTGA
- a CDS encoding NADP-dependent succinic semialdehyde dehydrogenase, which produces MPIATVNPATGETLEEFTAQSPDEVDRRIAGAAEAFRALRRTTFETRAEWMRATADILEHETDRIAATMTIEMGKTIGAAKAEATKCVRGMRYYADNAERLLADEPYAHPDKVGASSAYVTYQPLGPILAVMPWNFPLWQVVRFAAPALMVGNTGLLKHASNVPRTALYLDTLFTRGGFPEGSFATLLIGSSDVEQVLTDPRIRAATLTGSEPAGRSVAEIAGRHIKKTVLELGGSDPFVVMPSADLDKAAKVATTARCQNNGQSCIAAKRFIVHEDCYDEFAERFVAAMTALKVGDPMDEETDVGPLATESGRDDVEQLVADAVGKGAKVLCGGDTPDRPGWWYPPTVLADITPSMRMYAEEVFGPVAQLYRVGSLAEAVELANVTTFGLGANAWTRDGDEQAAFVRDLEAGMVTINGMVTSYPELPFGGVKNSGYGRELGAPGPKEFCNAKTVWIS; this is translated from the coding sequence ATGCCGATCGCCACCGTCAATCCCGCCACCGGCGAGACCCTGGAGGAGTTCACCGCCCAGTCACCGGACGAGGTCGACCGCCGGATCGCGGGCGCTGCGGAGGCGTTCCGGGCGTTGCGGCGGACGACGTTCGAGACCCGCGCGGAGTGGATGCGGGCGACCGCCGACATCCTCGAACACGAGACCGACCGGATCGCCGCCACCATGACCATCGAGATGGGCAAGACGATCGGCGCGGCGAAGGCCGAGGCGACCAAGTGCGTACGCGGCATGCGCTACTACGCCGACAACGCCGAGCGCCTGCTGGCCGACGAGCCGTACGCCCACCCGGACAAGGTCGGCGCCTCCAGCGCGTACGTCACGTACCAGCCGCTGGGGCCGATCCTCGCCGTGATGCCGTGGAACTTCCCGCTGTGGCAGGTGGTGCGGTTCGCCGCGCCGGCGCTGATGGTGGGAAACACCGGGCTGCTCAAGCACGCGTCGAACGTCCCGCGCACCGCGTTGTACCTCGACACGCTGTTCACCCGCGGCGGCTTCCCCGAGGGCAGCTTCGCCACCCTGCTGATCGGCTCGTCCGACGTCGAGCAGGTGCTGACCGACCCGCGGATCCGGGCGGCGACACTCACCGGCAGCGAGCCGGCCGGTCGCTCGGTCGCCGAGATCGCCGGCCGGCACATCAAGAAGACCGTGCTGGAGCTGGGCGGCTCCGACCCGTTCGTGGTGATGCCCTCGGCCGATCTGGACAAGGCGGCGAAGGTCGCCACCACCGCACGCTGCCAGAACAACGGGCAGAGCTGCATCGCGGCGAAGCGGTTCATCGTGCACGAGGACTGCTACGACGAGTTCGCGGAACGCTTCGTCGCCGCGATGACCGCCCTGAAGGTCGGCGACCCGATGGACGAGGAGACCGACGTGGGCCCGCTGGCCACCGAGTCCGGCCGCGACGACGTCGAGCAACTCGTCGCGGACGCCGTGGGCAAGGGCGCGAAGGTGCTCTGCGGCGGCGACACCCCCGACCGCCCGGGCTGGTGGTACCCGCCGACGGTGCTCGCCGACATCACCCCGTCGATGCGGATGTACGCCGAGGAGGTGTTCGGGCCGGTCGCCCAGCTCTACCGCGTCGGGTCGCTCGCCGAGGCGGTCGAGCTGGCGAACGTCACGACGTTCGGTCTCGGCGCGAACGCCTGGACCCGCGACGGCGACGAGCAGGCGGCGTTCGTCCGCGATCTGGAGGCCGGGATGGTGACGATCAACGGCATGGTCACCTCCTACCCCGAGCTGCCGTTCGGCGGGGTGAAGAACTCCGGCTACGGCCGGGAGCTGGGCGCCCCGGGGCCGAAGGAGTTCTGCAACGCCAAGACAGTCTGGATTTCCTGA
- a CDS encoding family 43 glycosylhydrolase, giving the protein MKPFRQFRQSRQFCQVRLARPARLARPARLARPGRAPRAAVAGVLGGALAALALAAAPMPANADRPADAERSTYTNYVTRGYSIDFPDPAVMRGKDGQWYAYATGGPYDETGQTGSSYKIATSPDLVHWRKVGDVFPEGRRPTWATATTGFWAPDIRYLNGKYLLYFTVPDTTTSTQGFDPAIGVATAPTPAGPWTPSDQPLIPARPVGGGYDTVIDPAMFTDSTGTHYLYYGGFGTGIWVVQLSADGRRAVSEPVHVAASRYEGPNVLERDGWYYLFGSSANCCAGPTTGYSVFAGRSRSPLGPFVDRLGKPLLASRAGGTPVIAPNGNKWIGTGHHSAALDVSGQTYMAYHAIDRNDPWLDVSPGFTMRPMNLDRMDWIDGWPIVRAGLGASQEPQPAPVVLGEVDDRFEDPAATGSAFTVPDGAMNVAGPDQASDSGRFARLSGTTTALTRRSISRADVRVEADLRVPGDGADGPDGSVGVVARAAPDGSGVRAVLDAGARQVRIEARLGGQVQRASVSLPPGFDTSAWHVLALEVRGTTATADLTDARLGDPWATVRLTLPPGLDRPGRAGLVSEGSGKGSGKGSGESTGESTGESTGEADNFAANQLYTPVTRAVPTPKPGPVDPAYSDEFDGALGDGWTWVRPDPKAQVSDGALRWPTQTGDLVGDGTPGLLLRTMPDGDYTVQTKLNIDLGEDVERNFQQGGLIVYAGDDEFLRLDVVAVGPTRIVEFGKETVFQGRRSWGGGLIGAPADTTWLRLVHTRDPRTGEHRYRAASSTDGSHWTWGLTWTLPADASPRVGLVSQASTPATTQKYGPATSVFDYFRVSRP; this is encoded by the coding sequence ATGAAGCCGTTCCGTCAGTTCCGCCAGTCCCGTCAGTTCTGTCAGGTCCGACTCGCCCGCCCGGCCCGACTCGCCCGCCCGGCCCGACTCGCCCGTCCCGGCCGTGCTCCGCGTGCTGCCGTGGCCGGTGTGCTCGGCGGGGCCCTCGCGGCACTGGCCCTCGCCGCCGCGCCGATGCCGGCGAACGCCGACCGACCCGCGGACGCCGAGCGGTCCACGTACACCAACTACGTGACCCGCGGGTACTCCATCGACTTTCCCGACCCGGCGGTGATGCGGGGCAAGGACGGCCAGTGGTACGCCTACGCCACCGGCGGTCCGTACGACGAGACCGGCCAAACGGGGTCGTCGTACAAGATCGCCACCTCGCCGGACCTCGTGCACTGGCGCAAGGTCGGCGACGTGTTCCCCGAGGGCCGGCGGCCGACCTGGGCCACGGCGACCACCGGCTTCTGGGCACCCGACATCCGCTACCTCAACGGGAAGTACCTGCTCTACTTCACCGTCCCCGACACCACGACGAGCACGCAGGGGTTCGACCCGGCGATCGGCGTGGCGACCGCGCCCACCCCAGCCGGGCCGTGGACGCCGTCCGACCAGCCACTGATCCCGGCCAGGCCGGTGGGCGGCGGGTACGACACGGTGATCGACCCGGCGATGTTCACCGACAGCACGGGTACCCACTACCTCTACTACGGCGGGTTCGGCACCGGGATCTGGGTGGTGCAGCTGTCCGCGGACGGGCGGCGCGCGGTGAGCGAACCGGTGCACGTCGCGGCGTCCCGCTACGAGGGACCGAACGTCCTGGAACGCGACGGGTGGTACTACCTGTTCGGCTCGTCCGCCAACTGCTGCGCCGGTCCCACCACCGGCTACTCGGTGTTCGCCGGCCGCTCCCGCAGCCCGCTGGGTCCGTTCGTCGACAGGCTGGGCAAGCCGCTGCTGGCGAGCAGGGCGGGCGGCACCCCCGTCATCGCACCCAACGGCAACAAGTGGATCGGCACCGGGCACCACTCCGCCGCGCTGGACGTGAGCGGGCAGACGTACATGGCCTACCATGCGATCGACCGCAACGACCCGTGGCTGGACGTCTCACCCGGCTTCACCATGCGGCCGATGAACCTCGACCGGATGGACTGGATCGACGGCTGGCCGATCGTCCGCGCCGGGCTGGGCGCGTCGCAGGAGCCGCAGCCCGCGCCGGTGGTGCTCGGTGAGGTGGACGACCGGTTCGAGGACCCGGCGGCGACCGGCTCGGCGTTCACCGTGCCCGACGGCGCGATGAACGTCGCCGGCCCCGACCAGGCCTCCGACTCGGGCCGGTTCGCCCGGCTCTCCGGCACTACGACAGCGCTGACCCGGCGGTCGATCTCCCGCGCCGACGTACGCGTCGAGGCAGATCTGAGGGTGCCCGGTGACGGTGCAGACGGCCCCGACGGCTCGGTCGGTGTGGTCGCCCGGGCGGCCCCCGACGGTTCCGGGGTGCGCGCGGTGCTGGACGCGGGTGCTCGGCAGGTACGGATCGAGGCGCGGCTCGGCGGTCAGGTGCAGCGCGCGTCCGTCTCCCTGCCGCCCGGGTTCGACACCTCCGCGTGGCACGTCCTCGCTCTGGAGGTACGCGGGACCACCGCGACCGCCGACCTCACCGACGCCCGCCTCGGCGACCCGTGGGCGACCGTGCGGCTGACCCTTCCGCCCGGCCTGGACCGGCCCGGACGCGCCGGCCTGGTGTCCGAGGGCTCGGGCAAGGGCTCTGGCAAGGGCTCGGGTGAGAGCACGGGTGAGAGCACGGGTGAGAGCACGGGTGAGGCGGACAACTTCGCGGCCAACCAGCTGTACACGCCGGTGACCCGCGCCGTCCCCACGCCGAAGCCGGGCCCGGTCGACCCGGCGTACTCCGACGAGTTCGACGGCGCGCTCGGTGACGGCTGGACGTGGGTACGGCCGGACCCGAAGGCGCAGGTGAGCGACGGCGCGCTGCGCTGGCCGACGCAGACCGGCGACCTGGTGGGCGACGGCACGCCCGGCCTGTTGCTGCGCACGATGCCCGACGGCGACTACACCGTGCAGACGAAGCTGAACATCGACCTGGGCGAGGACGTCGAACGCAACTTCCAGCAGGGCGGCCTGATCGTGTACGCCGGGGACGACGAGTTCCTGCGGCTGGACGTGGTGGCCGTCGGCCCGACCCGGATCGTGGAGTTCGGCAAGGAGACGGTGTTCCAGGGCCGACGGTCCTGGGGCGGCGGGCTGATCGGCGCGCCGGCCGACACGACGTGGCTGCGGCTGGTCCACACCCGTGACCCGCGTACCGGCGAACACCGCTACCGCGCGGCGTCCAGCACCGACGGCAGCCACTGGACGTGGGGACTGACGTGGACGCTGCCGGCCGACGCCAGTCCGCGGGTCGGCCTGGTGTCGCAGGCGTCGACGCCTGCGACGACCCAGAAGTACGGCCCGGCCACGTCGGTGTTCGACTACTTCCGGGTGTCGCGTCCGTAG
- a CDS encoding LLM class F420-dependent oxidoreductase — MAVTRFGLQIPRFTYPGVPDAELFERVADIATTAEESGGFDSVWVMDHFYQLPGLGTEDEPMFEAYSLLSALAARTSRVRLGTMVTGVTYRNPALLAKTVTTLDVISAGRAILGIGAAWNESEHRGYGFEFPSTRERMDRLEEALQICRAMFTEDTPSFSGKYYQINEALNVPRPVTPGGPPVMIGGSGEKRTLRLVAEYGDASNIFGDLATVRHKLDVLERHCADVGRDPAEITKTKLCSMVIAPTAEEANHKVEQIRAATGFPEEQVRAMLVAGSPDQVLEQVQAHVDAGLDGLLFNMLDAHEVDNVRLAGETLARFSF, encoded by the coding sequence GTGGCTGTCACCCGTTTCGGTTTGCAGATCCCACGTTTCACCTATCCCGGCGTACCCGACGCGGAGTTGTTCGAGCGGGTCGCCGACATCGCCACCACCGCGGAGGAGTCCGGCGGCTTCGACTCGGTGTGGGTGATGGACCACTTCTACCAACTGCCCGGACTCGGCACCGAGGACGAGCCGATGTTCGAGGCGTACAGCCTGCTGTCGGCACTCGCCGCGCGGACGTCCCGGGTCAGGCTCGGCACCATGGTCACCGGCGTGACCTACCGCAACCCCGCCCTGCTCGCCAAGACGGTCACCACGCTGGACGTCATCTCCGCGGGGCGGGCGATCCTCGGCATCGGTGCCGCCTGGAACGAGAGCGAGCACCGAGGCTACGGCTTCGAGTTCCCGTCCACTCGCGAGCGGATGGACCGGCTGGAGGAGGCGCTGCAGATCTGCCGGGCGATGTTCACCGAGGACACGCCGAGCTTCTCCGGGAAGTACTACCAGATCAACGAGGCGCTGAACGTTCCCCGGCCGGTGACGCCGGGCGGCCCGCCGGTGATGATCGGCGGCAGCGGGGAGAAGCGCACGTTGCGACTGGTCGCGGAGTACGGCGACGCGTCCAACATCTTCGGTGACCTGGCCACCGTCCGGCACAAGCTCGACGTGCTGGAGCGCCACTGCGCCGACGTCGGCCGCGACCCGGCCGAGATCACCAAGACCAAGCTGTGCTCGATGGTGATCGCGCCGACCGCAGAGGAGGCGAACCACAAGGTCGAGCAGATCCGCGCCGCCACCGGCTTCCCCGAGGAGCAGGTGCGGGCGATGCTCGTGGCCGGCAGTCCCGACCAGGTGCTGGAGCAGGTGCAGGCGCACGTCGACGCCGGGCTGGACGGGTTGTTGTTCAACATGCTGGACGCACACGAGGTGGACAACGTCCGCCTCGCCGGTGAGACGCTGGCCCGCTTCAGCTTCTGA
- a CDS encoding acyl-CoA dehydrogenase → MSHYRSNLRDLEFSLFDVLGRDEALGSGPYAEIDVDTAHSILGEVDRLAREEVAASFVDGDRNPPVYDRDARTVRVGEPLKDSFRAWMDAEWWRLEIPPELGGQPCPPSLRWAVSELVLGANPALFMYCSGPRFAGVITRNGTPSQQRLAELMIERRWAATMVLTEPDAGSDVGAGRTRALPQPDGTWHLEGVKRFITSGEHDLTENIVHFVLARPVGVEGAGGPGTKGLSLFLVPKFHVDLETGELRGRNGVHATNVEHKMGLKVSTTCELTFGEGEPAVGYLLGDVHDGIRQMFQVIEYARMLVGTKAIATLSTGYLNALEYAKERVQGADLTRMADKTAPRVTITHHPDVRRSLLTQKAYAEGMRALLLYTASVQDVVEAGEFAGRHGDEERAAAGLNDLLLPVVKGYGSERAWTLLGSESLQTYGGSGFLQDYPIEQYVRDAKIDTLYEGTTAIQGQDLFFRKIVRDQGQAWGRLAGEIQAFVKSGAGNGALDAERALLGRALEDVQGILTAMVGYLHSSQPQVPGGDPANLYKIGQNTTRLLLAVGDLVCGWLLLRKAEVALTRLGGEAGAHGGEVRPEDRAFYEGKVAAARWFCAQVLPKLTAERAIAEATDNDLMELSESAF, encoded by the coding sequence ATGAGCCACTACAGGAGCAACCTCCGCGACCTCGAGTTCAGTCTCTTCGACGTGCTCGGCCGCGACGAGGCGCTCGGCTCCGGCCCGTACGCCGAGATCGACGTCGACACAGCGCACAGCATCCTCGGCGAGGTCGACCGGCTGGCCCGCGAGGAGGTGGCCGCTTCGTTCGTCGACGGCGACCGCAACCCGCCGGTCTACGACCGCGACGCGCGCACCGTGCGGGTGGGCGAGCCGCTCAAGGACAGCTTCCGTGCCTGGATGGACGCGGAGTGGTGGCGGCTGGAGATTCCCCCGGAGCTCGGCGGGCAGCCCTGCCCGCCCTCCCTGCGCTGGGCGGTGTCAGAGCTGGTCCTCGGCGCCAACCCCGCACTGTTCATGTACTGCAGCGGCCCCCGCTTCGCCGGCGTCATCACCCGTAACGGCACACCGTCCCAGCAGCGGCTGGCCGAGCTGATGATCGAACGCCGGTGGGCGGCCACCATGGTGCTCACCGAGCCGGACGCGGGGTCCGACGTCGGCGCCGGCCGCACCCGCGCGCTCCCGCAGCCCGACGGGACCTGGCACCTGGAGGGCGTGAAGCGGTTCATCACCAGCGGCGAACACGACCTGACCGAGAACATCGTCCACTTCGTGCTCGCCCGCCCGGTGGGCGTCGAGGGCGCCGGCGGCCCGGGTACCAAGGGCCTGTCGCTGTTCCTCGTACCCAAGTTCCACGTCGACCTGGAGACCGGCGAGCTCCGCGGCCGCAACGGCGTACACGCCACCAACGTCGAGCACAAGATGGGCCTGAAGGTGTCCACCACCTGCGAGCTCACCTTCGGCGAGGGCGAGCCGGCGGTCGGCTACCTGCTCGGCGACGTGCACGACGGAATCCGGCAGATGTTCCAGGTGATCGAGTACGCCCGGATGCTGGTCGGCACCAAGGCGATCGCCACCCTGTCGACGGGTTACCTGAACGCGCTGGAGTACGCCAAGGAACGCGTCCAGGGCGCCGACCTCACCCGGATGGCCGACAAGACCGCGCCCCGGGTGACCATCACCCACCACCCGGACGTACGCAGGTCGCTGCTCACCCAGAAGGCGTACGCCGAGGGGATGCGTGCGCTGCTGCTCTACACCGCCTCGGTGCAGGACGTCGTGGAGGCGGGCGAGTTCGCCGGGCGGCACGGGGACGAGGAGCGGGCCGCGGCCGGGCTGAACGACCTGTTGCTGCCGGTGGTCAAGGGCTACGGCTCCGAACGCGCGTGGACGCTGCTCGGCTCTGAGTCGCTGCAGACGTACGGCGGCTCCGGCTTCCTGCAGGACTACCCGATCGAGCAGTACGTCCGCGACGCCAAGATCGACACGTTGTACGAGGGCACGACCGCGATCCAGGGCCAGGACCTGTTCTTCCGCAAGATCGTCCGCGACCAGGGCCAGGCGTGGGGCCGGCTCGCCGGGGAGATCCAGGCATTCGTGAAGTCTGGTGCGGGCAACGGCGCACTCGACGCCGAGCGGGCCCTGCTCGGCAGGGCACTCGAGGACGTGCAGGGCATCCTCACCGCGATGGTGGGCTACCTCCACAGCTCCCAGCCGCAGGTGCCCGGAGGCGACCCGGCCAACCTCTACAAGATCGGCCAGAACACCACCCGGCTGTTGCTGGCCGTCGGTGACCTGGTGTGCGGATGGCTCCTGCTGCGCAAGGCCGAGGTCGCCCTGACCCGGCTGGGCGGTGAGGCCGGTGCGCACGGCGGCGAGGTCCGTCCGGAGGACCGGGCGTTCTACGAGGGCAAGGTCGCGGCCGCCCGGTGGTTCTGCGCACAGGTGCTGCCGAAGCTGACCGCCGAGCGGGCGATCGCCGAGGCCACAGACAACGATCTGATGGAGCTGTCCGAGTCGGCCTTCTAG
- a CDS encoding ribose-phosphate diphosphokinase, whose protein sequence is MPQIGVFSGSAHPRLAEEICAELGVELSEAHIQRFSNDCLQVQLRANCRQRDIYLVQPLVPPVQENLMELLLMLDAARGASAAQITAVIPHYAYARSDKKDQPRISIGGRLVADLLATAGASRVLTMALHAPQVHGFFNIPVDHLNAIAELARHFSGRDLSNTVVVSPDLGNAKPATQFARLLNLPVAAGSKQRLSDDRVVIDAIVGDVEGRNVIVLDDEIATAGSIVELLDRLREHRVRRIVLACTHGLFTGKAVQRLAVQDDVDEIVTTNTVPLAPDNNLPHLAVRSIAPLFAEAIRRIHLGESVSSLFDSQAMEV, encoded by the coding sequence ATGCCCCAGATCGGCGTCTTCAGCGGAAGCGCGCACCCCAGGCTCGCCGAGGAGATCTGCGCCGAACTCGGCGTCGAGCTGTCCGAGGCCCACATCCAGCGGTTCAGCAACGACTGCCTGCAGGTCCAGCTGCGGGCCAACTGCCGGCAGCGCGACATCTACCTCGTGCAGCCTCTGGTTCCTCCCGTGCAGGAGAACCTCATGGAGCTGCTGCTCATGCTGGACGCGGCGCGTGGCGCGTCGGCCGCGCAGATCACCGCCGTTATCCCGCACTACGCCTACGCGCGTTCGGACAAGAAGGACCAGCCGCGGATCTCCATCGGCGGCCGGTTGGTGGCCGACCTGCTGGCCACCGCGGGTGCGAGCCGGGTGCTGACGATGGCGCTGCACGCACCGCAGGTGCACGGCTTCTTCAACATCCCGGTCGACCATCTCAACGCCATCGCCGAACTCGCCCGGCACTTCTCCGGGCGGGACCTGAGCAACACCGTGGTTGTCTCGCCCGACCTCGGAAACGCCAAGCCCGCCACGCAGTTCGCGCGACTGCTCAACCTTCCGGTCGCCGCCGGCAGCAAGCAGCGGCTCAGCGACGACCGCGTGGTCATCGACGCGATCGTCGGCGACGTCGAGGGCAGGAACGTCATCGTGCTGGACGACGAGATCGCCACCGCCGGGTCCATCGTCGAACTCCTCGACCGCCTGCGCGAACACCGCGTACGCCGGATCGTGCTCGCCTGCACGCACGGGTTGTTCACCGGCAAGGCCGTGCAGCGGCTCGCGGTGCAGGACGACGTCGACGAAATCGTCACCACCAACACCGTCCCGCTCGCGCCGGACAACAACCTTCCCCACCTGGCCGTGCGCTCGATCGCACCGTTGTTCGCCGAGGCGATCCGCCGGATCCACCTCGGCGAGTCGGTGAGTAGTCTCTTCGACAGTCAGGCGATGGAGGTATAG
- a CDS encoding Type 1 glutamine amidotransferase-like domain-containing protein codes for MTGRVFLAGGGGAEASKPLDEQFAHAVGAGPLAYWPVAMEPDRYADAEAWLRDVYEPLGVRDISTWDGEASPTFTGVRGIYIGGGNTYRLLALAQRFGVLHRLREYVAAGGMVFGGSAGAALLGADISTVAHLDRNDAKVVDTAGADLAAGHAVFVHHADGDLPRESVWTATYRRPVLALSEHANAIVAGNAVTAVGPDPVLLVSPTGRRKLAPGSTSYAGSPA; via the coding sequence GTGACCGGGCGGGTGTTCCTCGCAGGGGGTGGCGGTGCCGAGGCGTCCAAGCCGCTGGACGAGCAGTTCGCGCACGCGGTCGGTGCGGGCCCGTTGGCGTACTGGCCGGTCGCGATGGAGCCGGACCGGTACGCCGACGCCGAGGCGTGGCTGCGTGACGTGTACGAGCCCCTCGGCGTACGCGACATCTCGACCTGGGACGGCGAGGCATCGCCGACGTTCACCGGCGTACGCGGCATCTACATCGGCGGCGGCAACACCTACCGCCTGCTCGCGCTCGCGCAGCGATTCGGCGTGCTGCACCGGTTGCGTGAGTACGTCGCGGCCGGCGGCATGGTCTTCGGTGGCAGCGCGGGTGCGGCGTTGCTCGGTGCCGACATCAGCACGGTCGCGCACCTGGACCGCAACGACGCCAAGGTGGTCGACACCGCGGGTGCCGACCTGGCCGCGGGCCATGCGGTGTTCGTCCATCACGCCGACGGTGATCTGCCGCGCGAGTCGGTGTGGACGGCCACGTACCGCCGGCCCGTCCTCGCGCTGAGCGAGCACGCCAACGCGATCGTGGCGGGGAACGCCGTCACCGCGGTGGGACCGGACCCGGTTCTGCTGGTGTCACCCACGGGGCGCCGCAAGCTCGCCCCTGGCAGCACCAGCTACGCCGGCAGCCCGGCGTAG
- a CDS encoding DUF2231 domain-containing protein: MPTFLNGLPVHVLIVHATVVAVPLAALAAVIVALVPRLRRRYGWAAVAVAAVATVLVPMTTSAGEGLEARMEHSAAIERHAQLADAMIWLVLPLLIALAALVALDTYRLRNARAEGPGTMTAERRTVGAPAWTRFVSLALIVVTVGFAVASTVQIVRVGDAGSRAAWGDEQYTAPHGGGD, encoded by the coding sequence GTGCCCACCTTCCTGAACGGACTGCCTGTCCACGTTCTGATCGTCCACGCCACCGTCGTGGCGGTGCCGCTTGCCGCGCTGGCTGCGGTGATCGTCGCGCTCGTGCCGCGCCTGCGCCGCCGGTACGGCTGGGCCGCGGTCGCCGTGGCCGCCGTCGCCACTGTTCTCGTACCGATGACCACGTCGGCCGGCGAGGGCCTGGAAGCGCGGATGGAGCACAGCGCTGCCATCGAACGGCACGCCCAACTCGCCGACGCGATGATCTGGCTGGTCCTTCCGCTGCTCATCGCACTCGCCGCGCTGGTGGCCCTGGACACCTACCGGCTGCGCAACGCCCGCGCGGAGGGGCCGGGCACGATGACCGCCGAACGCCGTACGGTCGGCGCGCCGGCATGGACCCGCTTCGTGAGCCTCGCGCTCATCGTGGTCACCGTGGGGTTCGCGGTGGCCTCCACGGTGCAGATCGTCCGGGTCGGCGACGCGGGCTCGCGGGCCGCCTGGGGCGACGAGCAGTACACCGCCCCGCACGGCGGCGGCGACTGA